A window of the Dyadobacter pollutisoli genome harbors these coding sequences:
- a CDS encoding serine hydrolase domain-containing protein has protein sequence MSYNRREFLQQLGFGALQLGVISAIPASVWASSLQYGQLPRSSPDEQGMTAKGIMDFANAVETDKLNLHSLMILRQGKVVAEGWWAPYAPDLKHTLYSLSKSFTSTAIGLAVAEGKLTVEDKVVSFFPNDKPATISPNLAAMRVKDLLTMSTGHDKDSTPALRGGPDKNWVKSFLAQPVEHTPGTFFVYNSGATYMLSAIIQKLTGNTLLEYLKPRLFQPLAIEDMDWETDPNGINTGGWGLRVKTEDIAKFGQLYLQKGEWNGKRILPAAWVEEATRSHIQSKGGARPAEENDWLQGYGYQFWRCRNDGYRGDGAYGQYCIVLPKEDLVIAITSETSNMQAILDHVWNHILKSVKITRVSEDKDVLAGLQKKLTTLNLPLTPGKPDGTLAAKLNGKSFKIADNELKISKVSFEFAKGWCLFRLKDDAGEHLIVNGIGGWKIGMTDLSTLPLKLVLTPVPGEIKSKIAGNGAWIDDNTFEMTWRFIETAHYETVTCRFEGDNVQVSFKRSLAILGNTKDPRPVLNGKMLT, from the coding sequence ATGTCTTACAATCGCAGGGAATTTTTACAACAACTAGGGTTTGGCGCCTTGCAGTTGGGCGTTATCAGTGCCATTCCGGCCTCCGTTTGGGCATCATCGCTTCAATATGGTCAGCTGCCCAGAAGCTCGCCGGACGAGCAGGGCATGACCGCAAAAGGGATTATGGATTTTGCCAATGCTGTTGAAACCGACAAACTGAACCTGCACAGTCTGATGATTTTGCGGCAGGGGAAAGTGGTCGCGGAAGGCTGGTGGGCACCGTATGCGCCGGATCTGAAACATACGCTTTATTCATTGAGCAAAAGTTTTACGTCCACGGCGATCGGGCTGGCGGTCGCAGAAGGTAAACTGACGGTTGAAGACAAAGTAGTATCCTTTTTTCCAAATGATAAACCGGCGACAATAAGCCCCAACCTCGCTGCTATGCGGGTAAAAGACCTGCTGACAATGTCGACAGGACATGATAAAGATTCTACGCCTGCATTGAGGGGAGGCCCGGATAAGAATTGGGTAAAATCATTCCTTGCACAGCCTGTGGAACATACGCCGGGGACATTTTTTGTGTATAACAGCGGCGCAACCTATATGCTTTCCGCCATTATCCAGAAACTGACCGGAAATACCCTTCTTGAGTATTTGAAACCGCGACTTTTCCAGCCATTGGCTATTGAAGATATGGACTGGGAAACAGATCCGAACGGCATTAATACCGGTGGCTGGGGGCTGAGAGTTAAAACTGAGGATATCGCGAAATTTGGTCAGCTGTATTTGCAAAAAGGAGAATGGAATGGCAAGCGTATCCTGCCTGCGGCCTGGGTAGAAGAAGCGACGCGGTCACACATACAATCAAAAGGAGGCGCCCGCCCGGCTGAGGAAAATGACTGGTTGCAAGGCTATGGCTACCAGTTCTGGCGCTGCCGCAATGACGGCTACCGAGGCGACGGTGCGTATGGACAGTACTGCATAGTGCTACCCAAAGAGGATCTGGTCATCGCTATTACCAGCGAAACGAGCAATATGCAAGCCATACTAGACCACGTCTGGAACCACATATTGAAATCCGTAAAAATCACCCGGGTATCGGAAGATAAGGATGTACTAGCAGGATTGCAGAAAAAACTGACGACATTGAACCTGCCGCTGACACCGGGCAAACCCGATGGCACGCTGGCAGCAAAGTTGAATGGTAAGAGTTTCAAAATTGCAGATAATGAGCTGAAAATTAGCAAGGTATCATTCGAATTTGCAAAAGGCTGGTGTTTGTTCAGGCTAAAAGACGATGCCGGAGAGCATTTGATAGTGAATGGTATTGGCGGCTGGAAAATCGGGATGACAGACCTTTCGACATTGCCGTTGAAGCTGGTACTCACGCCAGTTCCCGGAGAGATCAAATCCAAAATTGCGGGGAATGGTGCGTGGATCGACGATAATACATTTGAAATGACGTGGCGATTTATTGAAACGGCTCATTACGAAACGGTTACCTGTCGGTTTGAAGGCGATAATGTCCAGGTTTCATTCAAACGAAGCCTTGCTATTCTGGGCAATACCAAAGATCCCCGTCCGGTTTTGAATGGTAAAATGCTTACTTAG
- a CDS encoding DUF2911 domain-containing protein, translating to MKKNIILSLLLAVLAFGAQAQKFRALDKSPRDIAYFPDHFAHDRKDGEKALVKVSYSRPYLKGREVFGKLEPYGKVWRTGADESTEIKFYQDATFGGKKVKAGTYSLFSIPGEKEWTLILSSDLDYWGAYKYKEANDVLRVTAPVKKADAPIENFSIVFEKVSDTSAKMFLGWDSAVVEVPVTF from the coding sequence ATGAAAAAGAACATTATCCTTTCCCTTTTATTGGCAGTATTGGCATTTGGAGCACAGGCTCAGAAATTCAGGGCGTTGGACAAAAGTCCGCGTGACATCGCTTACTTCCCTGACCATTTCGCACATGACCGCAAAGACGGAGAGAAAGCATTGGTGAAAGTATCGTACAGCCGCCCGTACCTGAAAGGCCGCGAGGTATTTGGTAAACTGGAACCTTACGGGAAAGTATGGAGAACCGGTGCGGACGAATCGACTGAAATTAAGTTTTACCAGGACGCGACTTTCGGAGGTAAGAAAGTAAAGGCCGGCACTTACTCTTTGTTTTCAATTCCTGGTGAAAAGGAGTGGACGCTTATTCTAAGTTCGGACCTGGATTACTGGGGTGCCTACAAATACAAGGAAGCCAACGATGTGCTCCGAGTTACTGCTCCTGTGAAAAAGGCAGATGCACCGATTGAAAACTTCTCCATTGTTTTCGAAAAAGTATCGGATACTTCGGCGAAAATGTTCCTGGGTTGGGATTCAGCTGTGGTAGAAGTACCGGTTACCTTCTAA
- a CDS encoding PQQ-dependent sugar dehydrogenase — MRGIHINVVCMLALSAMLACGSKKKEKEEAALSGPDSVQTVTDSLILPAPFATKSVEKRPKEAGWPDGVTPKAPEGFTVTKYADKFDSPRWTYVAPNGDVFVAESATKKSADRITLLRDVNKDGKPELREIFMEKLNKPLGMLVLKNYFYVANTNGLYRYPYKSGETKITSKGEKILDLPAGGYNNHWTRNLLASADGSKIYVSVGSASNVADHGIDEEKRRANILQINPDGTGEKVFASGLRNPVGMDWAPGSNELWTAVNERDLLGDELVPDYITSVKEGGFYGWPYAYFGKNEDPRRKGERPDLVAKTLVPDVPVGSHTASLGLTFYDKKKFPAKYQNGAFVGQHGSWNRSQLAGYKVVFVPFKNGKPAGEPEDFLTGFVESEEKVYGRPVGVTVMEDGSLLVNDDSGNTIWRVTAN; from the coding sequence ATGAGAGGGATTCATATCAATGTCGTGTGCATGCTGGCGCTTAGTGCTATGCTTGCCTGTGGCAGTAAGAAAAAGGAGAAAGAGGAGGCTGCCCTTAGCGGCCCGGATTCCGTACAGACTGTTACCGATAGCCTTATCCTGCCAGCGCCATTTGCTACGAAATCAGTAGAGAAGAGGCCCAAGGAAGCCGGCTGGCCCGACGGGGTCACTCCCAAAGCACCGGAAGGATTTACAGTGACCAAATACGCAGATAAATTTGACAGTCCGCGCTGGACATACGTTGCCCCCAATGGTGATGTGTTTGTAGCAGAATCGGCTACCAAAAAAAGTGCTGACCGGATTACGCTTTTAAGAGATGTCAACAAGGACGGTAAACCTGAGCTGCGGGAAATTTTCATGGAAAAGCTCAATAAGCCTCTGGGAATGCTGGTACTCAAAAACTATTTCTATGTGGCCAACACCAATGGATTGTACCGGTATCCTTATAAATCAGGTGAAACCAAAATAACCAGCAAGGGAGAGAAGATATTGGATCTGCCAGCTGGCGGCTATAACAATCACTGGACCAGAAACCTGCTAGCTAGCGCCGACGGTTCCAAAATATATGTATCCGTGGGATCAGCCAGTAATGTAGCGGACCATGGGATTGATGAGGAAAAGCGCCGGGCGAATATTCTACAAATTAATCCTGACGGGACTGGTGAAAAAGTGTTTGCCAGCGGTTTGCGAAATCCGGTAGGCATGGACTGGGCACCGGGCTCCAATGAACTTTGGACAGCCGTTAATGAACGTGATCTGCTGGGAGATGAACTTGTTCCCGACTACATTACCAGTGTGAAGGAAGGCGGTTTCTATGGTTGGCCATATGCTTATTTTGGTAAAAATGAAGACCCACGACGAAAAGGGGAGCGCCCTGATCTCGTAGCGAAAACATTAGTGCCGGACGTGCCGGTGGGATCACATACTGCCTCGCTGGGGCTGACGTTTTATGATAAAAAGAAGTTTCCGGCCAAATATCAAAATGGCGCATTCGTTGGTCAGCATGGTTCATGGAACCGTTCTCAGTTAGCAGGATATAAAGTAGTGTTCGTTCCGTTTAAAAATGGGAAACCGGCGGGGGAGCCGGAAGATTTTTTGACCGGGTTTGTTGAGAGTGAAGAAAAGGTATACGGTCGTCCGGTGGGAGTGACTGTCATGGAGGACGGCTCGTTACTCGTCAATGACGATTCGGGAAATACAATATGGCGGGTAACCGCCAATTAA
- a CDS encoding TetR/AcrR family transcriptional regulator: MNKAEKTRQFIIEKTAPIFNTKGYAGTSLNDMILATGLTKGSIYGNFQNKDEVALAAFDHNVKQMFSVIRGEMDKQTSIKEKLQVYAAIYEDFMGSRFPKGGCPILNTSTEADDTHPTLRKKAAEAITSWKNNIAALIKKGIADNEFSAELDPEQIAITIVALIEGGIMIGKVTGNPNYRTCIMKSVEKMINDLS; encoded by the coding sequence ATGAATAAGGCAGAAAAAACCAGACAATTTATCATCGAGAAAACCGCACCGATTTTCAATACGAAAGGGTATGCCGGTACTTCTCTCAATGATATGATCCTGGCGACCGGCCTTACGAAAGGTAGCATTTACGGTAACTTTCAAAATAAAGACGAAGTTGCGCTAGCCGCATTTGACCATAATGTGAAACAGATGTTCAGCGTGATCAGAGGCGAAATGGACAAGCAGACCTCGATTAAAGAGAAATTGCAGGTATATGCCGCCATTTATGAAGACTTTATGGGTAGCCGTTTTCCGAAAGGAGGGTGTCCCATTCTTAATACTTCCACGGAAGCCGACGACACACATCCTACGCTTAGAAAAAAGGCGGCCGAAGCGATCACTTCGTGGAAAAATAACATTGCTGCGCTCATCAAAAAAGGTATCGCTGACAATGAGTTCAGTGCAGAGCTTGATCCCGAGCAAATCGCCATTACGATTGTCGCACTCATTGAAGGAGGAATTATGATCGGTAAAGTGACAGGCAATCCCAACTACCGGACCTGCATTATGAAATCGGTCGAGAAGATGATCAATGATTTAAGCTAA
- a CDS encoding SDR family oxidoreductase translates to MKTSGNTILVTGGSAGIGFEIAKAFSEKDNHVIITGRNEERLRNAASKLKNVTPIAFDVTSTDDVARLVKILQTDFPSLNVVINNAGKASYYGLDENVDAYTNAEEEILTNYLSIIRLNQELLPLLKTNGEAAIVNVSSIAAFVPNHVIPTYAASKAALHSYTKSLRITLAKATDIKVFELMPPLVNTEFSTEIGGENGIPPKEVADDLIGAFENDTYEIHVGRTAQLFQLFLQSPSDALLAMNPGIQEKAA, encoded by the coding sequence ATGAAAACTTCAGGAAACACAATATTAGTAACAGGCGGTAGCGCCGGAATCGGTTTTGAGATCGCAAAGGCATTCTCAGAAAAAGACAATCATGTGATCATCACAGGCAGAAACGAAGAGAGATTACGGAATGCGGCTTCAAAGCTGAAAAATGTTACACCTATCGCTTTTGATGTGACTAGTACTGATGATGTTGCACGACTTGTCAAAATTCTGCAAACGGATTTTCCTTCTTTGAATGTTGTGATCAACAATGCAGGTAAGGCTTCGTACTACGGATTGGACGAAAATGTAGATGCCTACACCAATGCCGAAGAAGAAATACTGACCAACTATCTTTCTATTATTCGCCTGAACCAGGAACTGTTGCCATTGCTTAAAACGAATGGGGAGGCAGCTATTGTGAATGTATCGAGCATCGCCGCGTTTGTTCCTAATCATGTGATCCCGACCTATGCTGCGAGTAAGGCTGCATTACATTCGTATACTAAGTCGCTACGGATTACTTTGGCAAAAGCTACTGATATCAAAGTATTTGAACTGATGCCGCCGCTGGTGAATACTGAATTTTCAACAGAGATTGGTGGCGAAAACGGGATTCCACCCAAAGAAGTGGCTGACGATTTGATCGGCGCATTTGAGAATGATACTTACGAAATACACGTGGGACGTACCGCACAGCTTTTCCAATTGTTTTTACAGTCGCCTTCCGATGCTTTGCTGGCCATGAATCCTGGTATTCAGGAGAAAGCGGCCTAG
- a CDS encoding DUF2798 domain-containing protein encodes MGIITTGIISFTLISINIGFVANFLVIWLKSWSMAYLLVIPVILLVGPKVQKLVNNMFKDAVTQEIDT; translated from the coding sequence ATGGGAATTATCACGACGGGTATAATTTCCTTTACTTTGATTTCTATAAATATTGGATTTGTTGCCAATTTTTTGGTGATTTGGCTGAAATCTTGGAGCATGGCATATTTACTGGTCATTCCCGTGATATTACTGGTCGGGCCGAAGGTTCAAAAACTGGTGAATAACATGTTCAAAGATGCAGTGACTCAGGAGATTGACACATAA
- the fabF gene encoding beta-ketoacyl-ACP synthase II — MKRVVVTGLGVISPLGNSVDEFWENIVNGVSGAATITKMDVSKFKTQFGCEVKNFNPEDFIEKKELKKYDLHTQYAIAASDMAIKDSGLDFESIDVTERYDMGVIWATGNGGMGTFEEQLLEFHASGGVPRFSPFFIPKMIVDIAAGVISIRHKLHGPNYCTVSACASSNTALISAFDTIRMDKAKVMVAGGSEAAIIYSSLGGFGSAQALSKRNDEPEKASRPFDKDRDGFVMGEGAAALILEDLDYAVARGAKIYAEIVGGGMAADAYHLTGTPPDGMGAALGMRKALKEAGISADKIDYVNAHATSTGLGDMSELNGMKTVFGDHQVAISATKSMTGHLLGAAGALEAIICALVVQNDIIPGTINTENLDENIPEGMNIILGESVKQPVNYALNNTFGFGGHTATSIFKKYTGE, encoded by the coding sequence ATGAAAAGAGTAGTTGTTACAGGTCTGGGAGTCATTTCTCCCCTCGGCAATTCAGTAGACGAATTCTGGGAAAATATTGTCAATGGTGTTAGCGGTGCCGCCACCATTACCAAGATGGATGTTTCGAAGTTTAAGACGCAGTTCGGATGCGAAGTAAAGAACTTCAATCCAGAGGATTTCATCGAAAAAAAGGAACTTAAAAAGTATGACCTGCATACCCAGTATGCGATTGCAGCGTCCGACATGGCTATCAAAGACTCCGGTCTGGATTTCGAAAGTATAGACGTTACCGAACGCTACGACATGGGCGTGATCTGGGCGACTGGTAACGGTGGAATGGGGACTTTTGAGGAGCAGTTGCTTGAATTCCACGCTTCTGGCGGGGTACCACGTTTCAGTCCTTTCTTTATCCCAAAAATGATCGTGGACATTGCGGCGGGTGTTATTTCTATCCGTCACAAACTGCATGGGCCTAATTATTGTACAGTTTCTGCCTGCGCTTCTTCCAATACTGCTTTAATCAGCGCTTTCGACACCATCCGGATGGACAAGGCAAAAGTAATGGTGGCAGGAGGTTCGGAAGCTGCGATTATTTACTCTTCTCTGGGAGGATTTGGTTCAGCACAGGCACTTTCCAAAAGAAATGACGAGCCCGAAAAAGCTTCCCGCCCGTTTGATAAAGACAGGGACGGTTTTGTAATGGGTGAAGGCGCTGCTGCGCTTATTCTGGAAGATCTGGATTATGCAGTAGCGAGAGGTGCGAAAATATACGCTGAAATTGTCGGCGGCGGAATGGCTGCTGATGCATACCATCTAACGGGAACACCGCCGGACGGAATGGGCGCGGCATTAGGAATGAGAAAAGCTTTGAAGGAAGCGGGTATCTCAGCCGATAAGATCGACTACGTGAATGCGCATGCGACCTCCACAGGATTGGGCGACATGAGCGAGTTGAATGGGATGAAAACAGTTTTCGGCGACCATCAGGTTGCGATCAGTGCTACGAAATCTATGACGGGCCATTTGCTTGGCGCGGCGGGAGCGCTGGAAGCTATCATTTGCGCCCTGGTGGTACAAAATGACATTATCCCCGGTACCATTAATACTGAAAACCTGGACGAGAATATTCCGGAAGGGATGAATATTATTTTGGGCGAATCGGTGAAACAGCCTGTGAACTACGCGCTCAACAATACATTTGGATTTGGAGGGCACACTGCTACCTCTATTTTTAAAAAATATACTGGGGAATAA
- a CDS encoding HAD family hydrolase, with protein MTFSDIRLVATDMDGTLLNSKHEIHESFFPVFRKLKERGIIFVAASGRQYFNLTKTLDRVKDEVIFAAENGSYVVFQDQEIHIQAIDQEIVKELILKSRNIPNTYPIICGKKKAYVESDEPEFINHLKLYFERYEIVKDLTEIENDQFLKFTLCDLAGSEVNSYPHYKHYEESLQVKVSGPIWLDISHKNANKGKAMEVLQKKFNVSFEQTMVFGDYLNDLEMLSKAHYSYAMANAHPDIKKIARFIAKSNDENGVVEVLSELTD; from the coding sequence ATGACTTTTTCGGATATCAGACTGGTGGCCACAGATATGGATGGCACGCTTTTGAACTCAAAGCACGAAATTCATGAATCTTTTTTCCCGGTTTTCAGAAAACTAAAAGAACGTGGGATCATTTTCGTAGCAGCCAGCGGACGCCAGTATTTTAATCTTACCAAAACCCTGGACAGGGTTAAAGATGAAGTCATTTTCGCTGCGGAAAACGGAAGTTACGTTGTTTTTCAAGACCAGGAAATTCACATCCAGGCTATTGATCAGGAGATTGTTAAGGAATTGATATTGAAATCCAGAAACATTCCCAATACTTACCCGATCATTTGTGGCAAGAAAAAAGCCTATGTGGAAAGTGACGAGCCTGAGTTCATCAACCACTTGAAACTGTACTTTGAAAGGTATGAGATCGTCAAAGATCTGACAGAAATTGAGAATGACCAGTTTTTGAAGTTTACCCTTTGTGATCTGGCCGGATCGGAAGTAAACAGTTACCCACATTACAAGCACTACGAAGAGAGCCTGCAGGTGAAAGTTTCAGGGCCGATATGGCTGGATATATCGCATAAAAATGCGAATAAGGGCAAGGCAATGGAGGTTCTTCAGAAAAAATTCAATGTATCATTCGAACAGACCATGGTTTTCGGCGATTACCTCAACGACCTGGAAATGCTGAGCAAGGCACATTACTCCTATGCCATGGCCAATGCTCACCCGGATATCAAAAAAATAGCCCGTTTCATCGCCAAAAGCAACGATGAAAACGGGGTAGTTGAGGTACTTTCGGAACTGACAGACTAG
- a CDS encoding EamA family transporter, producing the protein MKFSKYYLIAFLSFVIWGFFSLALKPLHDYPSLDILFYRVFMCAVIMAVISLFVRVKVLKENVKKFKEMPAAQRKQVALLTLAGGMLLTANWFFFIYVMNHISVKAASFAYLVCPIMTTVIAYFVLDEKLSKWQWTAVLMSVVSCMLLSFNNIADIAYSLIVAASYAFYLVSQRKNAGLDKFLVLTVQILFSALILLPFYPKYSAALPSEFSFYALISLIAIVFTILPLFMNLYALQGVTSSTMGILLYINPLMNFAIALLYFNEQINSIQIIAYSLILISIVVFNERFIFGRRRAALI; encoded by the coding sequence ATGAAATTTTCAAAATACTACCTCATTGCATTTCTTTCGTTCGTTATCTGGGGCTTTTTTAGTTTGGCTTTAAAACCGCTGCACGATTATCCGTCTCTCGACATTCTTTTTTACCGGGTATTCATGTGTGCCGTGATTATGGCCGTGATCAGTCTTTTTGTTCGCGTCAAAGTACTGAAGGAAAACGTTAAGAAATTTAAAGAAATGCCTGCCGCTCAGCGGAAACAGGTAGCACTGCTGACATTAGCCGGTGGCATGTTGCTGACGGCGAACTGGTTTTTCTTCATTTACGTGATGAACCATATCAGCGTCAAAGCAGCGTCATTTGCGTATCTGGTGTGCCCTATCATGACCACCGTGATCGCCTATTTTGTATTGGATGAAAAACTGAGCAAATGGCAATGGACTGCGGTATTGATGAGCGTAGTAAGCTGTATGTTGCTGTCATTCAATAACATTGCGGACATTGCGTACAGCCTGATCGTTGCCGCTTCTTATGCTTTTTATCTGGTAAGCCAGCGCAAAAATGCGGGATTGGACAAATTCCTGGTGCTTACCGTGCAGATTCTTTTTTCTGCCCTGATACTGCTGCCATTTTACCCGAAATACAGTGCTGCACTTCCAAGTGAGTTTTCGTTTTACGCATTGATCTCCCTGATTGCCATTGTCTTTACGATTCTGCCTCTGTTTATGAATCTCTATGCATTGCAGGGAGTTACTTCATCGACGATGGGGATTTTGCTTTACATTAACCCGCTCATGAACTTTGCGATTGCATTGTTGTACTTCAATGAGCAGATTAATTCGATTCAGATCATAGCGTATTCGCTGATACTGATCTCCATTGTGGTGTTCAATGAGCGTTTCATTTTTGGTCGGAGGCGGGCTGCGCTGATCTGA
- a CDS encoding class I SAM-dependent methyltransferase, with product MTNNYDQIAGSYDMLSRLVFRKSIVHSQQVLLPFLNVPSRLLIVGGGTGWILEELAKIHASGFTVTYVEISCKMIDLAKKRDFKQNQVSFIHTAIEDFESNEQFDAVMTPFLFDNFGSERAARVFTILDRQLVEDGMWLFTDFHIDKKINGTWQKILLKSMYLFFKILSHVEASRLPEMEPLFNDGGYAVMHKSYHFRGFIQSVVYRKIRSAQPASDQK from the coding sequence ATGACTAACAATTACGACCAGATCGCCGGAAGTTATGATATGCTCAGCAGACTGGTTTTTCGAAAATCAATCGTGCATTCCCAGCAAGTTCTACTTCCGTTTCTGAATGTGCCTTCCCGGCTACTCATTGTGGGCGGCGGTACCGGCTGGATATTGGAAGAACTGGCGAAAATCCATGCGAGCGGCTTCACGGTTACTTATGTTGAGATTTCTTGCAAAATGATTGATCTGGCCAAAAAGCGGGATTTTAAACAAAACCAGGTTTCATTCATTCACACAGCCATTGAAGATTTTGAATCGAACGAACAATTCGACGCGGTCATGACTCCTTTTCTGTTTGATAATTTTGGGAGTGAAAGAGCTGCGCGTGTTTTTACAATACTCGATCGGCAGTTGGTTGAAGACGGAATGTGGCTTTTCACTGATTTTCATATTGATAAAAAAATCAATGGTACCTGGCAAAAGATCCTGCTCAAAAGTATGTACTTGTTCTTCAAAATACTATCGCATGTAGAGGCCAGCAGATTACCGGAAATGGAACCGCTTTTTAACGATGGCGGATATGCCGTGATGCATAAAAGCTATCATTTCCGCGGCTTCATTCAGTCGGTAGTGTACAGGAAGATCAGATCAGCGCAGCCCGCCTCCGACCAAAAATGA
- a CDS encoding UbiA family prenyltransferase, which yields MGNRIVAFIFFANYFVGLLAVALSVETAFQLGLPLNSATYYILLFAATVFYYTKAYSVPPSATVSANPRTEWYRVHHRFVRTSQLVVAVICIALAFWLLMKDFTKIIGLPFYNWLLLSTVPAAAILYYGLLPESIISLNLRRTGWFKAFVIGFVWAGCVNLFPVAMVRIEHGITIQEPLLMFWLFVKNWMFCTVNAIMFDVKDYEDDANIELKTFAVRMGLKNTISYVLVPLLLIGLLSFLTFATYRQFSTVTILLNLIPFICLLIVAFSLQRPRKILYYLIVIDGLLLVKAICGITGILFERLY from the coding sequence ATGGGCAACAGAATTGTAGCATTTATTTTCTTTGCAAATTACTTCGTGGGTTTGCTGGCTGTCGCGTTGTCTGTGGAAACTGCTTTTCAGTTGGGTCTTCCGCTGAATTCGGCAACGTATTACATTCTCCTGTTCGCCGCCACCGTTTTTTATTATACCAAAGCATACTCGGTTCCGCCGAGCGCGACGGTTTCCGCCAATCCGCGCACTGAATGGTACCGCGTCCATCACCGTTTTGTCCGGACAAGCCAGTTAGTTGTTGCTGTGATTTGCATTGCATTGGCATTTTGGCTTTTAATGAAGGATTTTACCAAAATAATCGGTTTACCTTTTTACAATTGGCTGCTATTGTCAACCGTCCCTGCGGCCGCCATTCTTTACTACGGCCTTCTCCCTGAATCCATTATATCATTAAATCTCAGAAGAACAGGTTGGTTCAAGGCATTCGTGATCGGCTTTGTCTGGGCCGGCTGCGTGAATCTTTTCCCGGTGGCCATGGTCAGGATTGAACATGGAATCACTATTCAAGAACCGCTTCTGATGTTTTGGCTATTTGTAAAAAACTGGATGTTTTGTACCGTCAACGCGATTATGTTCGATGTGAAGGACTACGAAGACGACGCCAACATTGAGCTCAAAACATTCGCAGTCAGGATGGGGCTTAAAAATACGATCTCCTATGTGCTGGTACCTTTACTTCTGATCGGCCTGCTTTCGTTTCTCACATTTGCTACTTACCGGCAGTTTAGTACGGTTACCATTTTATTGAACCTGATACCATTCATTTGTCTGTTAATCGTTGCTTTTTCGCTTCAACGGCCACGCAAAATTCTTTACTATCTCATTGTGATCGACGGGCTTTTGCTGGTTAAAGCGATTTGCGGCATTACGGGCATCCTTTTTGAACGACTTTATTGA